A window of the Planococcus citri chromosome 4, ihPlaCitr1.1, whole genome shotgun sequence genome harbors these coding sequences:
- the LOC135842784 gene encoding uncharacterized protein LOC135842784 encodes MILFWTLVQLACLNIALGSRHAPGDFEAVSKDRYYIDKTVLIVRFFHFVEERKCQIITCPAGFIKSTNLDMIKRFVQIDVDEKGVAKAKNDTRNFRLFNDPKFLVRKYNLIYETHLAEYPVVHLELSDIVGPSVPEILIKLSTKIRKAYQEYHWLYKLYSEKYPAGYDPAGNAKERAQLNFMQNIFQPNELKAADIKQSVYQLVEILYTYFNKEVIVLIDDFDAPLIDTATNKEHHLALNMVKNIVDEVIGNLFKADMDKYIKYMLVLGTNLVPLTEENNNIVFRPFLGNHPFAYHFAFTKEELSAKLQALDYPPLTFREVNAQRGGYQLKELRQIMCRPDSIQRFFKNQTNDIPPNSWIDSGSLNALSMFLNNTEIRTKVGELLNLGNVTFKVIRPLEVAHYQKLSEIIRGLADVDSFDVDAFFTILLENGYLAYIENTKLFYGYFAQKEKILRFKIPNEEVQQVFKVYYSLYKE; translated from the coding sequence atgatattattttggACACTGGTGCAACTAGCTTGCCTAAATATCGCCCTAGGATCACGACACGCTCCAGGTGACTTCGAAGCTGTATCAAAAGATCGCTATTATATCGACAAGACGGTATTGATCGTTCGATTTTTCCACTTTGTCGAAGAACGTAAATGTCAAATAATCACATGTCCTGCTGGATTCATCAAAAGTACCAATCTCGATATGATCAAACGATTCGTGCAAATCGACGTTGACGAAAAAGGTGTTGCGAAAGCGAAAAACGATACTCGTAATTTCCGGCTATTCAACGATCCGAAATTCTTGGTAAGGAAATATAACCTCATTTATGAAACGCATTTGGCCGAATATCCGGTTGTTCATTTAGAACTTAGTGATATTGTTGGACCCTCCGTTCCTGagattttaatcaaattgagCACAAAAATTCGTAAAGCTTACCAAGAGTATCATTGGCTTTATAAACTATACAGTGAGAAATACCCTGCCGGATATGACCCAGCAGGAAATGCCAAGGAAAGGGCTCAGttgaattttatgcaaaatattttccaaccaAATGAACTGAAAGCAGCAGATATCAAACAAAGTGTTTATCAGTTGGTCGAAATCCTGTACACTTATTTCAATAAAGAGGTGATCGTTTTGATCGACGACTTCGATGCCCCCTTGATCGACACAGCTACCAATAAAGAACATCATCTCGCTTTGAACATGGTGAAAAACATCGTCGACGAAGTAATTGGTAATTTATTCAAAGCCGATATGGataaatacataaaatacaTGTTGGTCTTGGGCACAAACTTGGTACCATTGACCGAAGAAAACAATAACATCGTTTTCCGACCCTTCCTCGGTAATCATCCGTTCGCTTACCATTTCGCTTTCACCAAAGAGGAGCTTTCGGCTAAACTTCAAGCTCTCGATTACCCACCTCTCACATTCCGAGAAGTTAACGCCCAAAGAGGAGGTTATCAGTTGAAAGAACTTAGGCAGATTATGTGCAGACCAGACTCGATccagagatttttcaaaaatcagaccAATGATATTCCACCAAATTCGTGGATTGATAGCGGATCCCTGAACGCCTTATCGATGTTTTTGAATAATACCGAAATAAGGACTAAAGTTGGAGAGCTATTGAATCTTGGTAATGTCACTTTCAAAGTAATCAGACCCCTTGAAGTGGcccattatcaaaaattatccgaAATCATTCGCGGTCTAGCCGATGTTGACAGTTTCGATGTCGATGCATTTTTCACCATTCTGCTAGAAAATGGATATTTGGCCTACATTGAGAATACTAAATTATTTTACGGATACTTTGCCcagaaagagaaaattttgagattcaaAATACCCAATGAAGAAGTGCAACAGGTGTTTAAAGTTTATTATTCATTGTATAAAGAATAA
- the LOC135844386 gene encoding uncharacterized protein LOC135844386 gives MLIDIPVDEISNFLHVLKKELPYSLFAINFIETCNKWKQKNDQLQINLLYTERSMETGVFIGIMKSGCPGVLVTFYAFDNYENDLETSLNDVPLHWKNVSVFEGVIEKHTPIVEKLISDYCREMNCISFNIFSIPKEEALKLDIICPDDVKLAPLTEQHVDEIYEVWIGKNEMNDDALRNSIRYNDEAAYGIFCKTSGKLLSRCLRYHSGFLGALQTVENAHNRGYAKLLLKYIVKKLAEKDILPCCYITDDNIASLRVSRSCGFKEVCKMRNYHVTLHT, from the exons ATGCTGATTGATATACCCGTCGACGAAATCTCTAATTTTCTCCATGTCTTAAAAAAAGAACTACCTTATTCATTGTTT GCGATAAACTTCATAGAAACCTGTAACAAATGGAAGCAAAAAAACGACCAATTACAAATAAACTTGTTGTATACCGAACGCAGTATGGAAACTGGAGTGTTTATTGGAATCATGAAATCT GGTTGTCCCGGTGTGTTGGTTACTTTCTACGCATTTGATAATTACGAAAATGATCTGGAAACATCCTTAAATGACGTTCCACTGCATTGGAAAAATGTGTCCGTTTTCGAAGGTGTTATTGAAAAACACACACCCATTGTTGAGAAGCTGATATCAGATTATTGCCGAGAAATGAACTGTATATCATTCAACATATTTTCGATACCTAAAGAAGAAGCTTTAAAGCTCGATATAAT ATGCCCCGACGACGTAAAATTGGCACCCCTAACCGAACAACATGTGGATGAAATTTATGAAGTATGGATTGGGAAAAATGAGATGAACGACGATGCCTTGAGAAATAGCATACGTTATAACGACGAAGCAGCATACGGAATATTCTGCAAAACATCGGGTAAACTGTTGAGTAGATGTCTTAGATACCATTCTGGTTTCTTAGGAGCGTTACAAACAGTGGAAAATGCTCATAATAGAGGTTATGCTAAACTGTTGCTGAAATATATTGTGAAGAAACTGGCTGAAAAGGATATCTTACCTTGTTGTTATATTACGGATGATAATATTGCTTCATTACGTGTATCCCGTTCGTGTGGATTCAAGGAAGTGTGTAAAATGAGAAACTATCATGTAACGCTTCATACTTAA